In Procambarus clarkii isolate CNS0578487 chromosome 84, FALCON_Pclarkii_2.0, whole genome shotgun sequence, a genomic segment contains:
- the LOC138358522 gene encoding uncharacterized protein, giving the protein MLHPPSLLNHAHIYSMLHPPSLLNHANINSMLHPPSLLNHANIYSMLHPPSLLNHANINSMLHPPSLLNHANIYSMLHPPSLLNHAHIYSMLHPPFLLNHAHIYSMLHPPSLLNHAHIYSMLHPPFLLNHAHIYSMLHPPSLLNHAHIYSMLHPPFLLNHAHIYSMLHPPSLLNHAHIYSMPPYLYPLSEHPARRKKQPMRIGRESRSKRTTNTCV; this is encoded by the coding sequence ATGCTGCACCCACCATCTCTACTGAACCACGCCCATATATACAGCATGCTGCACCCACCATCTCTACTGAACCATGCCAATATCAACAGCATGCTGCACCCACCATCTCTACTGAACCATGCCAATATATACAGCATGCTGCACCCACCATCTCTACTGAACCATGCCAATATCAACAGCATGCTGCACCCACCATCTCTACTGAACCATGCCAATATCTACAGCATGCTGCACCCACCATCTCTACTGAACCACGCCCATATCTACAGCATGCTGCACCCACCATTTCTACTGAACCACGCCCATATCTACAGCATGCTGCACCCACCATCTCTACTGAACCACGCCCATATCTACAGCATGCTGCACCCACCATTTCTACTGAACCACGCCCATATCTACAGCATGCTGCACCCACCATCTCTACTGAACCACGCCCATATCTACAGCATGCTGCACCCACCATTTCTACTGAACCACGCCCATATCTACAGCATGCTGCACCCACCATCTCTACTGAACCACGCCCATATCTACAGCATGCCCCCCTACCTCTACCCCCTCTCTGAACATCCGGCCAGACGTAAAAAACAACCAATGAGAATCGGTAGAGAAAGCAGAAGCAAGAGGACAACCAACACATGCGTCTAA